From a single Nicotiana tomentosiformis chromosome 2, ASM39032v3, whole genome shotgun sequence genomic region:
- the LOC138904326 gene encoding uncharacterized protein, with protein MTRERVSGATFDEVVDIARQIEMARSQELGEREAKRPRRPGMDWLSPCHAILDCHTKIVMLAMPRLPKVEWRGSLDYVPSRLVFYLKAQRMGGKGCLSYLAFVGDVDADTPIIDSVPVVRDFPEVFPADLLGMPPDRDIDFGIDLVAGTLPISLPLYRMALAKLKELKEQLQELLDKPLRTFRSFG; from the exons atgactcgggagagggtttctggtgctacttttgatgaggtagttgacattgctcggcagatagagatggccCGTAGCCAGGAGcttggagagagggaggccaagagacctCGTAGACCAG gtatggattggttgtctccatgtcatgctattctagactgtcacACCAAAATCGTAATGTTAGCAATGCCAaggttgccgaaggtcgaatggagaggttcgctagattatgttcccagcaggctAGTTTTCTATttaaaggcccaacgtatgggtgggaaggggtgtttatcatatttggcctttgtgggagatgttgatgcagatactcctattattgattcagtaccggtcgtgagAGACTTTCCGGAGGTATTTCCTGCGGACCtactgggtatgccacccgatagggatattgattttggtattgacttggtggcGGGCACTCTGCCCATTTCgcttcctctgtatcgtatggcactagcaaaattgaaagaattaaaagagcaacttcaggaacttctcgATAAACCCCTTAGAACCTTCAGGAGTTTTGGGTga
- the LOC138904327 gene encoding tropomyosin-2-like, with amino-acid sequence MKRVIIEVPEGGNLLRKSGQADMWLKPLLGPVEKKKLEGHNSLTLMNDIVHSFLKMDQQVIELRTEVDNWKEQFEGLQLKKEVLAEEKNALEQQMRMVSAELAVEKSSSSQVGKDKDILESPFAKQLSKATEEIRSLKELLNQKEIYAGELVQTLTQAQEYLRISTHKIQFLKSSLAPLKTTYEASEAENEELRAEIDQWQKDYEALEDNLSLDVSWNTRLEILIEANQEGFDLNAEIYRAKEVIDKT; translated from the exons ATGAAAAGAGTTATAATTGAGGTCCCTGAAGGGGGAAACTTATTGAGAAAATCTGGTCAAGCTGATATGTGGTTGAAGCCATTGCTAGGCCCCGTGGAGAAGAAGAAGTTAGAAGGCCATAACTCACTGACTTTAATGAATGACATTGTTCATTCTTTTTTGAAG ATGGACCAACAAGTTATTGAATTGCGCACCGAGGTTGATAACTGGAAGGAACAATTCGAAGGTCTTCAACTGAAAAAGGAAGTTCTTGCAGAAGAGAAGAATGCTTTGGAGCAACAAATGAGGATGGTTTCTGCTGAGTTAGCAGTTGAAAAATCTTCTTCCAGTCAGGTTGGGAAGGACAAGGATATATTGGAATCTCCTTTTGCTAAACAACTTTCCAAGGCTACTGAAGAGATAAGGAGTCTGAAAGAACTCCTCAATCAAAAAGAGATTTACGCGGGAGAATTGGTTCAGACACTTACCCAAGCTCAGGAATATCTCCGCATCTCTACACATAAGATTCAGTTCTTGAAAAGTTCTCTCGCTCCTTTGAAGACAACCTATGAAGCCTCGGAGGCAGAAAACGAAGAGTTGAGAGCTGAGATTGATCAGTGGCAGAAGGATTATGAGGCACTCGAGGATAATTTATCGTTGGATGTGAGCTGGAATACTCGCCTTGAGATTCTAATTGAAGCCAACCAGGAGGGTTTTGACCTTAATGCTGAGATATATAGGGCTAAAGAAGTAATTGATAAAACTTAG
- the LOC104103567 gene encoding probable auxin efflux carrier component 1b: MISLSDLYHVLTAVVPLYVAMILAYGSVKWWKIFSPDQCSGINRFVALFAVPLLSFHFIASNNPYAMNYKFIAADTLQKVIVLVVLAIWSRISSRGSLEWSITLFSLSTLPNTLVMGIPLLKGMYGDASGSLMVQIVVLQCIIWYTLMLFLFEYRGARMLIAEQFPDTAGDIISFKIDSDVMSLDGKEPLETQAEVGEDGKLHVTVRKSTSSRSEVFSRMSHGLNSGVSLTPRPSNLSNAEIYSLQSSRNPTPRGSSFNHTDLYSMVNGKSANMSPRTSNFGNMGFDEESGFGGRGNGVYGQGNVGYPAPASAGIFSPATGPGAKKKANGTEGGKDLHMFVWSSNASPASEGGIHVFRGGEYGNDLGVGAHPKDYDDFGRDEFTSGNKKNPNGCDREGPVLKKLGSSSTVELFPKTANETKATAMPPASVMTRLILIMVWRKLVRNPNTYSSLIGLTWSLVSFRWNVEMPVIIAKSISILSDAGLGMAMFSLGLFMALQPRMIACGKTIASFSMAVRFITGPAVMAAASIAVGLRGVLLHIAIVQAALPQGIVPFVFAKEYNVHPDILSTGVIFGMLIALPITLVYYILLGL; encoded by the exons atgatctCACTTTCAGACCTTTACCATGTTCTCACAGCTGTAGTACCACTCTATGTAGCCATGATATTGGCTTATGGTTCAGTAAAATGGTGGAAAATTTTCAGCCCAGATCAATGTTCAGGAATTAACAGATTTGTGGCTCTTTTTGCAGTTCCATTGCTATCTTTTCACTTCATTGCATCCAACAATCCTTATGCCATGAACTACAAGTTCATAGCCGCTGACACTTTGCAAAAAGTCATAGTTCTTGTTGTTTTAGCCATTTGGTCAAGAATCAGCTCAAGGGGTTCCCTTGAGTGGTCCATTACTTTGTTTTCTCTTTCCACTTTACCAAACACTTTAGTTATGGGAATCCCTTTGTTAAAGGGTATGTATGGTGATGCCTCAGGAAGTTTAATGGTTCAAATTGTTGTCCTTCAATGTATCATTTGGTATACTTTGATGCTTTTCTTGTTTGAGTATAGAGGTGCTAGAATGCTTATTGCTGAGCAGTTTCCTGATACTGCAGGGGATATTATTTCCTTTAAAATTGACTCTGATGTTATGTCATTAGATGGAAAAGAACCATTGGAAACTCAAGCTGAAGTTGGTGAAGATGGTAAACTTCATGTAACTGTGAGAAAATCTACAAGTTCAAGGTCTGAAGTTTTTTCAAGAATGTCACATGGACTTAACAGTGGTGTTTCATTAACCCCTAGACCATCAAACTTGTCAAATGCTGAGATTTACTCTTTACAATCTTCAAGAAATCCTACTCCTAGAGGTTCAAGCTTTAACCACACTGATTTGTACTCAATGGTGAATGGGAAAAGTGCAAATATGAGTCCTAGGACATCAAATTTTGGCAACATGGGATTTGATGAGGAGAGTGGATTTGGTGGGAGGGGAAATGGGGTTTATGGACAGGGGAATGTGGGGTACCCTGCACCTGCTAGTGCTGGAATATTTTCACCTGCTACTGGACCAGGGGCCAAGAAAAAAGCTAATGGAACTGAGGGTGGTAAAGATCTTCACATGTTTGTTTGGAGTTCAAATGCTTCACCAGCTTCTGAAGGTGGGATTCATGTTTTCAGAGGAGGAGAATATGGTAATGACCTTGGTGTTGGAGCTCACCCAAAAG ATTATGATGATTTTGGCCGAGATGAGTTCACTTCCGGGAATAAGAAGAACCCTAATGGATGTGATCGAGAAGGACCGGTGCTAAAAAAGCTCGGCTCAAGCTCTACGGTTGAGCTGTTTCCCAAGACTGCTAATGAAACTAAGGCTACTGCTATGCCTCCTGCCAGTGTTATGACCAGACTTATTCTGATTATGGTCTGGCGAAAACTTGTTAGGAACCCAAATACTTATTCCAGTCTCATTGGCCTCACTTGGTCGTTGGTCTCATTCAG GTGGAATGTTGAGATGCCTGTGATTATAGCCAAATCAATATCTATTCTTTCTGATGCTGGTCTTGGAATGGCAATGTTTAGTCTTG GTTTATTCATGGCATTGCAGCCTAGAATGATTGCCTGTGGAAAAACAATTGCTTCCTTCTCTATGGCAGTGAGATTCATCACTGGTCCAGCAGTCATGGCCGCAGCCTCCATCGCTGTTGGACTTCGAGGCGTTCTTTTGCACATTGCAATAGTTCAG GCAGCTCTACCTCAAGGGATTGTTCCTTTTGTCTTTGCAAAAGAATACAATGTTCATCCCGATATACTGAGCACAGG GGTTATATTTGGGATGTTAATAGCCCTTCCAATCACTCTGGTCTACTATATTTTGCTGGGGCTTTGA